Proteins found in one Bremerella volcania genomic segment:
- the ppsA gene encoding phosphoenolpyruvate synthase: MSDSQQYIRFFKDLTIDDVPLVGGKNASLGEMYRELTPQGVKVPNGFAITAEAYRYVLTEAGAWDALHDALDDLDPDDVTDLARRGARARSIIYAAQLPDDLRDEMLAAYRTLRGEYGEDMSLAIRSSATAEDLPTASFAGQQDTYLNIKGEAEYLDACKRCFASLFTDRAIHYRIDQGFDHFKVALSVGVMKMIRSDLSASGVMFSLDTETGFRDVAFITGAYGLGENVVQGAVDPDEFYVHKPTFEQGHRTVLRRTLGRKKIKMIYAKGRTREPTRNVPTSAEERARFCISDDEVLKLAEYAIKVEQHYSQQAGYHKPMDMEWARDGLDGQLYMVQARPETVASQKKGTVLQEYELTGKPDSTLAEGRAVRAKIATGQARVIAGVAHLADFQEGEVLVADTTTPDWEPVMKTAAAIVTNRGGRTCHAAIISRELGIAAVVGAGDATVQIHTGDTVTVSCAEGDVGRVYAGEVSFEVIETELAGMQRPATEIMINLGNPELAFKTRFLPNDGVGLARMEFIINEFIKAHPMALLHPERIEEAGERAEIEHLTRYYDSPAEFFIQRLSEGVGTIAAAFYPKPVVVRMSDFKTNEYASLLGGRWFEAEEDNPMLGFRGASRYAHPAYAEGFALECAAMQRVRDEMGLTNVKLMIPFCRRVNEGEKVLATMAAHGLVRGENGLEIYVMCEIPNNVIQIDAFAQLFDGFSIGSNDLTQLTLGVDRDSEIVAFDFDERDAGVKEMIRLAVEGCRRNERHSGLCGQAPSDYPEMAEFLVELGVDSMSLNPDTVLKTTQYVLEVERRLGRGPRSD, encoded by the coding sequence ATGAGCGACAGCCAACAATACATTCGTTTTTTCAAGGACTTGACGATCGATGATGTGCCGTTGGTGGGCGGTAAGAACGCGTCACTGGGTGAGATGTATCGCGAATTGACGCCGCAGGGCGTGAAAGTGCCCAACGGGTTCGCCATTACGGCCGAAGCCTATCGCTACGTGTTGACCGAGGCCGGTGCGTGGGATGCACTGCACGACGCGCTGGATGATCTCGATCCGGACGACGTTACGGACCTGGCCCGCCGCGGAGCCCGCGCGCGTTCGATCATCTACGCCGCACAGCTGCCGGACGATCTGCGGGACGAGATGCTCGCTGCCTACCGCACGCTTCGTGGCGAATACGGCGAGGACATGAGCCTGGCCATTCGCAGCTCGGCGACCGCGGAAGATTTGCCCACTGCCAGCTTTGCCGGCCAACAGGACACGTATCTAAACATCAAAGGCGAAGCCGAATACCTGGACGCCTGCAAGCGCTGTTTCGCCAGCTTGTTCACCGACCGCGCGATCCACTACCGCATCGATCAGGGCTTCGACCATTTCAAAGTGGCCCTCTCGGTCGGCGTGATGAAGATGATCCGGTCGGACCTGTCCGCCTCGGGCGTCATGTTCTCGTTGGACACAGAAACCGGCTTTCGCGACGTCGCATTCATTACGGGCGCCTACGGATTGGGAGAAAACGTCGTACAAGGTGCCGTCGATCCGGACGAATTCTACGTACACAAGCCGACGTTCGAACAAGGCCATCGCACTGTGCTGCGACGCACGCTCGGCCGCAAAAAGATCAAAATGATCTACGCCAAAGGTCGTACTCGCGAACCGACGCGCAACGTGCCGACGTCGGCCGAGGAACGAGCACGGTTCTGCATCAGCGACGACGAGGTGCTGAAGTTGGCCGAGTACGCAATCAAGGTCGAGCAGCATTACAGCCAACAGGCGGGTTACCACAAGCCCATGGACATGGAATGGGCCAGGGACGGTCTGGACGGCCAACTGTACATGGTGCAGGCTCGGCCCGAAACGGTCGCTTCGCAAAAGAAAGGCACCGTACTCCAGGAGTATGAATTGACCGGCAAGCCCGACAGCACGCTGGCCGAAGGCCGGGCCGTCCGCGCCAAGATCGCCACCGGCCAGGCACGCGTGATTGCCGGCGTCGCACATCTGGCGGATTTCCAGGAAGGCGAAGTGCTGGTTGCGGACACGACGACGCCTGACTGGGAACCGGTGATGAAAACCGCGGCAGCCATCGTTACGAATCGCGGCGGTCGAACTTGCCACGCGGCGATCATCTCGCGCGAGTTGGGCATTGCCGCCGTGGTCGGTGCCGGCGACGCAACAGTCCAGATACATACCGGTGATACGGTCACGGTGTCCTGTGCCGAGGGCGATGTCGGCCGTGTCTATGCTGGCGAGGTGTCCTTTGAGGTGATTGAAACCGAGCTGGCCGGCATGCAGCGCCCGGCGACCGAAATCATGATCAACCTGGGCAACCCGGAGCTCGCCTTCAAAACCAGGTTCCTGCCCAACGACGGTGTGGGTCTTGCCCGGATGGAGTTCATTATCAACGAATTCATCAAGGCCCATCCCATGGCGCTGCTGCACCCCGAGCGTATCGAAGAGGCGGGTGAGCGAGCGGAGATCGAACACCTGACTCGCTACTACGACAGTCCAGCTGAATTCTTCATTCAAAGACTTTCTGAAGGAGTCGGCACCATTGCCGCGGCTTTCTATCCCAAGCCGGTCGTGGTGCGGATGTCTGACTTCAAAACGAATGAATACGCCTCGTTGCTCGGCGGCCGCTGGTTTGAAGCCGAAGAGGACAATCCGATGTTGGGCTTTCGCGGCGCGTCGCGCTATGCACATCCGGCCTACGCCGAGGGTTTTGCCCTGGAATGCGCCGCCATGCAGCGCGTGCGTGACGAGATGGGCCTGACCAACGTGAAGCTTATGATCCCCTTCTGTCGTCGTGTAAACGAAGGCGAAAAAGTGCTGGCCACAATGGCGGCGCACGGCTTAGTGCGCGGTGAGAATGGCCTGGAAATCTACGTGATGTGCGAAATTCCCAACAACGTTATTCAGATCGATGCCTTTGCCCAACTGTTCGACGGGTTCTCCATTGGCTCCAACGATCTGACCCAATTGACGTTGGGGGTCGACCGCGATTCGGAAATCGTTGCTTTCGATTTCGACGAGCGAGACGCGGGCGTCAAAGAAATGATCCGCCTGGCGGTGGAAGGCTGCCGCCGCAATGAACGCCACAGCGGCCTGTGTGGCCAGGCACCGTCCGATTACCCCGAGATGGCCGAGTTCCTGGTCGAGCTTGGCGTCGACTCGATGAGTCTCAACCCGGACACGGTGCTGAAGACGACACAGTACGTCCTGGAAGTTGAACGGCGTCTCGGCCGTGGGCCGCGTTCCGATTGA
- the eno gene encoding phosphopyruvate hydratase: MSSTISTLLAREILDSRGNPTVEVECQLAGGAWARAAVPSGASTGSREAIELRDADSQRYRGKGVLRAVAGVNDSIAPAVIGMNAADQAAIDQRMIELDGTENKSRLGANAILGVSLVVARAAAVAKNEPLYRSLGGDSTMRLPVPHMNILNGGVHAHWQGADFQEFMIAPYGAASFRQALEWGSEVYHCLLDLLEEKGMSVGVGDEGGFAPHVTSNEEPFELIVEAISRAGLQPGKDMGIACDPASSEFFENGCYHLRREERHLEPEEMVAYYEKLTTAYPLVLLEDGMGQDDWPGWKQLNAALGERIELVGDDVFCTNPKLIARGIEEQIANAVLIKLNQIGTVTETISAVRLAQDHGWGTFVSHRSGETVDSFIADLTVAMNAGHLKSGAPARGERVEKYNQLLRIEEQLGDAAHYAGCEAYVRRPTFDQ, encoded by the coding sequence ATGAGCAGTACCATCAGCACGTTACTCGCCCGCGAGATTCTCGACTCGCGCGGCAATCCGACGGTAGAAGTGGAATGCCAGCTCGCTGGTGGCGCGTGGGCCAGGGCGGCCGTCCCGTCAGGCGCATCGACCGGCAGTCGAGAAGCGATCGAGCTACGCGACGCCGACTCGCAGCGGTATCGTGGGAAAGGCGTTTTGCGCGCGGTCGCCGGTGTTAACGATTCGATTGCACCGGCCGTCATTGGGATGAACGCCGCCGATCAGGCAGCGATCGACCAACGGATGATCGAGTTGGACGGGACCGAGAATAAGTCTCGATTGGGAGCGAATGCGATCCTCGGCGTTTCTCTGGTGGTGGCCCGCGCTGCCGCCGTGGCGAAAAACGAGCCGCTCTATCGGTCCCTGGGTGGCGATTCGACCATGCGCTTGCCAGTCCCCCATATGAACATTCTGAACGGCGGCGTGCATGCTCATTGGCAAGGCGCGGACTTTCAGGAATTCATGATCGCTCCCTACGGCGCCGCAAGTTTTCGGCAGGCGCTCGAGTGGGGAAGCGAGGTCTACCATTGCCTGCTCGACTTGTTGGAAGAAAAGGGCATGTCGGTGGGAGTCGGTGATGAAGGCGGATTCGCGCCACACGTAACATCCAACGAAGAACCGTTCGAGCTGATTGTCGAGGCGATCTCGCGAGCTGGCCTGCAACCGGGCAAGGATATGGGAATCGCTTGTGATCCGGCGTCCAGCGAGTTCTTCGAGAACGGCTGTTATCACTTGCGTCGCGAAGAGCGCCACCTGGAACCGGAAGAGATGGTGGCCTATTACGAAAAACTGACCACGGCGTATCCACTTGTGTTGCTCGAAGACGGCATGGGACAGGACGACTGGCCGGGTTGGAAACAACTCAATGCCGCCCTGGGCGAGCGTATCGAACTGGTCGGCGACGATGTCTTCTGCACCAACCCGAAGCTGATTGCGCGCGGCATTGAAGAGCAAATCGCCAATGCCGTGCTGATCAAGCTCAATCAGATCGGCACCGTCACCGAGACGATCTCCGCGGTGCGCTTGGCCCAGGATCACGGCTGGGGGACATTCGTATCTCATCGCAGTGGCGAAACGGTGGACAGCTTTATCGCCGACTTGACCGTGGCGATGAATGCCGGCCACCTGAAATCCGGCGCGCCGGCGCGCGGTGAACGGGTGGAAAAATATAACCAGTTGTTACGCATCGAAGAGCAACTGGGCGATGCCGCCCACTACGCGGGTTGCGAAGCTTATGTGCGTCGGCCGACGTTCGACCAATAA
- a CDS encoding acetate/propionate family kinase: MNDQTIAAQRTVLCVNAGSSSLKLAQYALGDGEERSLIDGTVEEISAAQGRLRLHAADRPEQVELGQFPNHELALDVLLKRFAEHNMPQPDAAGHRVVHGGSDYQGPVLITPTVLERIRKLTHLAPLHLPANLAGINALSARLPNLPQVACFDTAFHSRMPDVAKQLPLPDTFWDQGLRRYGFHGLSYEYVLGELTDGEIGRTIIAHLGNGASLAAIRDGMPLDTTMGFTPTGGVMMGSRSGDLDPGVLVYLMREYGYDADAIERLVNHEAGLQGVSGVTSNMEILLDSAQDLRCREAVELFVYQIHKAIGGLAAVLSGLDTLVFTGGIGEHAAPVRAMICEGLKHLGVRFDPACNRRHEHCISVANAECRVLVVPTNEHLMIARHTKSVLEQAAQENRTQPKAEKI; the protein is encoded by the coding sequence ATGAATGATCAAACGATCGCGGCGCAGCGAACCGTGCTTTGCGTCAACGCGGGTTCCTCGTCGTTGAAGCTGGCACAGTACGCACTGGGAGACGGAGAGGAACGATCGCTGATTGACGGCACGGTCGAAGAAATCTCCGCCGCCCAAGGGCGATTGCGGTTACACGCTGCGGACCGGCCGGAACAAGTCGAGTTGGGGCAATTCCCGAACCATGAACTGGCTCTCGATGTTCTGTTAAAACGATTTGCCGAACACAATATGCCGCAACCCGATGCCGCCGGCCATCGCGTGGTTCACGGTGGCTCCGACTATCAAGGCCCGGTGCTGATCACCCCCACGGTGTTGGAGCGGATTCGCAAGCTGACTCACTTGGCGCCCTTGCACCTGCCCGCCAACCTCGCGGGCATCAACGCCCTGTCGGCTCGTCTGCCAAACTTGCCGCAGGTCGCCTGTTTCGATACGGCCTTCCACAGCCGGATGCCTGATGTTGCCAAGCAATTGCCGCTGCCCGATACATTTTGGGACCAGGGGCTGCGTCGCTACGGCTTTCACGGACTTTCCTACGAATATGTGCTTGGCGAGTTAACCGACGGGGAGATCGGGCGGACAATCATTGCACACCTCGGCAATGGCGCCAGTTTGGCCGCAATCCGCGATGGCATGCCGCTCGATACCACGATGGGCTTTACGCCGACCGGCGGAGTGATGATGGGTTCGCGCAGCGGCGACCTCGATCCCGGCGTGCTGGTTTATCTGATGCGCGAGTACGGGTACGACGCCGACGCCATCGAACGCCTGGTCAATCACGAAGCCGGATTGCAGGGTGTTTCGGGCGTGACTTCGAACATGGAAATTCTCCTCGACTCGGCACAAGACTTGCGGTGTAGGGAGGCCGTTGAATTATTTGTTTACCAGATTCACAAGGCCATTGGAGGATTGGCGGCTGTCTTGAGCGGGCTCGACACACTGGTCTTTACCGGCGGCATCGGCGAGCATGCTGCGCCCGTGCGAGCCATGATCTGTGAAGGATTGAAACATCTTGGCGTGCGTTTCGACCCGGCATGCAATCGACGACACGAGCATTGTATTTCGGTAGCCAATGCCGAGTGCCGTGTATTGGTGGTCCCGACAAACGAGCATCTGATGATCGCCCGTCACACCAAGTCCGTGCTGGAACAAGCGGCGCAAGAAAATCGGACTCAACCGAAAGCGGAAAAGATATGA
- a CDS encoding bifunctional enoyl-CoA hydratase/phosphate acetyltransferase: MSDKLQKLIERTTQFPPLTMAVVDVGERHVMEGVAQALERGLIDPVFVGVRQRIEQTAEQAGVRLDGHRIVEAIHEEDAARQGAELAAAGEVTGLMKGWLHTDVLMHPVLARLRTERRLSHVFVVELASYHKLLFVTDAAINIAPDLIQKLAIVQNAVDLARVLGIETPKVAALSAVEVVKPEIGSTIDAACLSKMAQRQQIRHALVDGPLAFDNAISLEAAQTKEIDSDVAGDVDILLAPDLNSGNILAKDLEYLTGGVMAGVVIGAKVPIVLPSRSDPPAARLASVAIASIMHQCWTEVGDE; the protein is encoded by the coding sequence ATGAGCGACAAACTCCAAAAGCTGATTGAGCGAACAACGCAGTTTCCGCCGTTGACGATGGCGGTGGTGGATGTGGGCGAGCGGCATGTCATGGAGGGGGTGGCTCAAGCGCTGGAGCGGGGATTGATCGATCCGGTGTTCGTTGGCGTTCGGCAACGGATCGAACAGACCGCCGAGCAGGCGGGTGTACGGCTGGATGGGCATCGCATCGTCGAAGCGATCCATGAAGAAGATGCGGCGCGGCAGGGAGCGGAACTGGCCGCTGCAGGCGAGGTCACCGGTCTGATGAAGGGCTGGCTGCACACGGACGTGCTAATGCACCCGGTACTGGCTCGGCTCCGCACCGAGCGTCGGCTGAGCCACGTGTTTGTCGTTGAATTGGCGTCGTATCACAAGCTGTTGTTCGTAACCGACGCGGCCATCAACATCGCGCCCGATTTGATCCAAAAGTTGGCGATCGTACAAAATGCCGTGGACCTGGCCCGTGTTTTAGGGATCGAGACACCGAAGGTCGCTGCCTTGTCCGCGGTCGAAGTGGTCAAGCCGGAAATCGGCTCAACCATCGACGCGGCATGTCTCAGCAAAATGGCCCAGCGGCAGCAGATCCGTCATGCGCTGGTCGATGGCCCGCTGGCATTCGACAATGCGATTTCGCTGGAGGCCGCCCAGACCAAGGAGATCGACAGCGACGTGGCAGGCGACGTCGACATTCTGCTCGCGCCCGACCTGAACTCCGGCAACATTCTGGCCAAGGATCTGGAGTACTTGACCGGTGGCGTGATGGCCGGTGTCGTGATAGGAGCCAAAGTGCCGATCGTCTTGCCATCCCGATCCGATCCGCCCGCCGCAAGGTTGGCGTCGGTGGCGATTGCGTCGATCATGCACCAGTGTTGGACGGAGGTCGGCGATGAATGA
- a CDS encoding dihydrolipoamide acetyltransferase family protein, with translation MKQTVPMPALSDTMATGRLVRWLKQPGDPVKRGDVLAEVETDKAVLEVESFADGFLAGPLAPIDTDIPVRQTIAYLVDSAEEVVAPSASEEETEPKAPAVEPAVERARPAKHPATPSTTAPRAATSPSNTPRTLTDPNRRPASPYARTLAADLGIDLADVVPGAGGMIHAAEVLATALQPRSPDLHFGPPYQIEPLSPMHRAVADNMTATQGTPTFRVTARIPLDALQATSKETNTSLTLLLARACALTVKQFPRFNACHTPSGLAIRDRVDVGIAVDFEAGLLTPVLRDAADRPLEELAEDWRILRGKVRSRRVVPEDYQGATFYVSNLGTFSIVHSFEAIVPLGAAAILAIGADDRTATTFTLSCDHRVVFGADAARFLEALAGRLRNPGSWLG, from the coding sequence ATGAAGCAAACCGTCCCCATGCCGGCATTGTCGGACACAATGGCCACCGGCCGTCTGGTTCGGTGGCTCAAGCAACCAGGCGACCCCGTCAAGCGTGGTGACGTGCTGGCCGAAGTCGAAACGGACAAAGCCGTGCTTGAAGTCGAGTCATTTGCCGACGGGTTCCTTGCCGGTCCGCTGGCGCCCATCGATACGGACATCCCGGTGCGACAAACGATTGCCTACCTGGTCGATTCAGCCGAGGAGGTGGTTGCGCCATCCGCTTCCGAAGAGGAAACCGAGCCAAAGGCACCAGCGGTTGAGCCTGCTGTCGAAAGGGCGCGGCCTGCGAAGCATCCGGCAACCCCTTCAACAACTGCTCCCCGTGCAGCCACTTCCCCGAGCAACACGCCAAGAACACTTACCGATCCGAACCGCCGGCCCGCATCTCCATATGCCCGCACGCTCGCCGCTGATCTTGGCATCGATCTGGCGGATGTGGTCCCGGGTGCTGGTGGAATGATCCATGCAGCTGAGGTGTTAGCGACTGCACTCCAACCTCGGTCACCGGATCTGCATTTTGGCCCGCCCTATCAGATCGAGCCGCTTTCCCCGATGCACCGCGCCGTTGCGGACAACATGACCGCGACACAGGGCACACCGACTTTCAGGGTAACCGCCCGCATTCCGCTGGACGCGCTACAGGCCACTTCCAAAGAAACGAACACCTCACTCACGCTTCTATTGGCACGGGCCTGTGCCCTGACCGTGAAGCAATTTCCGCGGTTTAATGCCTGCCATACTCCCAGTGGTTTGGCGATTCGCGACAGGGTCGACGTGGGTATCGCAGTTGACTTCGAAGCTGGACTGCTCACCCCGGTGTTGCGAGACGCGGCCGACCGGCCGTTGGAGGAACTCGCCGAAGATTGGAGAATTCTGCGTGGCAAAGTGAGAAGCCGCCGCGTCGTGCCAGAGGACTACCAGGGTGCAACCTTTTACGTCTCCAATCTGGGCACCTTTTCTATCGTCCACAGTTTCGAGGCAATTGTACCTTTGGGCGCCGCGGCGATCCTCGCCATCGGCGCGGACGATCGAACAGCAACCACATTCACTTTGAGTTGTGATCACCGTGTCGTTTTCGGAGCCGATGCCGCGCGTTTTCTTGAGGCATTAGCTGGGCGACTGAGAAATCCAGGTAGTTGGTTGGGTTGA